The Sorangiineae bacterium MSr11367 genome window below encodes:
- a CDS encoding outer membrane protein assembly factor BamD: protein MSNRQRFVLAGAFTVLFASAWTASARADDASKQARAEYDAGAAAYEKKEYTTAAQHFARADERVPNSRALQLAMAASLSSTDGVLAMELVERAETRAVDGALAELAQRLRKKFVGSAGKIRVVCPADVPCTATIDDNAERTVEGGRSVWVAPGKHIAHLRARNARSSGAKPVDREVAVAAGATADVTASSSELAPTASAGVATAGAVQTDPREVQPPPEIRPERRASGLAPVYFWTALGVTGAAVATATVFTVITKQRHDDFVSNPSQQTADDGSSAQTLARVAWGVTGAFAATTIVLAALTDFHPAEKRAAATKPLSVAVGPGSVLLVGQFQ from the coding sequence GTGAGCAATCGACAACGTTTCGTCTTGGCGGGGGCCTTTACCGTTCTCTTCGCGAGCGCGTGGACGGCTTCCGCTCGGGCGGACGATGCCTCGAAGCAAGCGCGAGCCGAATACGACGCCGGCGCAGCTGCCTACGAAAAGAAGGAGTACACGACGGCGGCGCAGCACTTCGCGCGAGCCGACGAACGGGTGCCCAACTCGCGCGCCCTGCAGCTTGCGATGGCCGCTTCGCTTTCGAGCACCGATGGTGTGCTGGCCATGGAGCTCGTGGAACGCGCGGAGACACGCGCGGTCGATGGCGCGTTGGCGGAGTTGGCGCAAAGGCTGCGGAAGAAGTTCGTCGGTTCGGCAGGAAAGATCCGGGTGGTGTGCCCGGCCGATGTGCCTTGCACCGCCACGATCGACGACAACGCCGAGCGCACCGTCGAAGGAGGGCGCAGCGTTTGGGTCGCGCCCGGAAAGCACATCGCGCACCTTCGCGCGCGGAACGCTCGAAGCAGCGGCGCAAAGCCCGTCGATCGCGAAGTCGCGGTTGCCGCGGGTGCAACGGCCGACGTGACGGCATCGTCGTCGGAGCTGGCGCCGACAGCGTCCGCGGGTGTGGCCACGGCCGGTGCCGTGCAGACCGATCCGCGCGAAGTGCAGCCTCCGCCCGAGATCCGCCCCGAGCGCCGCGCCTCCGGCCTGGCTCCGGTGTACTTTTGGACCGCGCTGGGCGTCACCGGAGCGGCCGTGGCGACGGCCACCGTGTTCACCGTGATCACGAAGCAGCGCCACGATGACTTCGTGTCGAACCCGTCGCAACAAACGGCGGACGACGGATCCTCGGCGCAAACGCTGGCGCGCGTCGCGTGGGGCGTCACGGGCGCCTTCGCCGCGACGACCATCGTCCTCGCCGCGCTGACCGATTTTCATCCTGCCGAGAAGCGGGCCGCCGCCACGAAACCCCTCTCCGTTGCCGTGGGCCCCGGCTCGGTGCTCTTGGTCGGGCAATTCCAATGA
- a CDS encoding protein kinase, translating to MTATRYESLARLGTGGMATVYVGRVQGDVSFSHLVALKRAHEHVRLDPELVDGLKREARVVSRIHHPNVVGVIDVTEDGGDVILVLDYIEGCTLSDLMRRMDTSQCPREMLRILLDTAAGLDAAHRTTDESGQPLHLVHRDVSPSNVLIGRDGVARIADFGVAKTLERTAEETATGVLKGKLAYMAPEYIERHYVDARSDLFSLGVIAWEVMTGERLFKGATELETLKRVAAQNIPPPSAYHAHLAMLDPAILRAVARQPDYRFPTAGDFARELELRARASNLVGSHIEVAKLVESAFGAELTERRRRFVSENTAPPQGEPVPPAAISHAHPPLDAPNFTQSAPAQSVTQSALLTARARFGSVVPLSVLAGVLLVATAVSTGAWIAHRVKGNARPPAAAVHTVATVPPIPATAQSAAETYPSTAQETTTFGSTSDEVPSAPSASASASAKPPGKPEPRTLPPRRPGKTESAPPSPPSPPTPRIIPAKPPPNPYGP from the coding sequence ATGACCGCGACGCGCTACGAATCGCTGGCGCGGCTGGGCACCGGGGGAATGGCCACCGTTTACGTGGGGCGCGTCCAGGGCGACGTCAGCTTCTCGCATCTGGTCGCGCTCAAACGGGCACACGAGCACGTGCGCCTCGATCCGGAGCTGGTCGATGGCTTGAAGCGCGAAGCGCGTGTCGTGTCGCGCATTCACCACCCCAACGTGGTCGGGGTGATCGACGTGACGGAGGACGGTGGCGACGTCATCCTGGTGCTCGACTACATCGAGGGGTGCACGCTCTCGGATCTGATGCGCCGGATGGACACGTCGCAGTGCCCGCGCGAGATGCTGCGCATCCTGCTCGATACGGCCGCCGGTCTCGATGCCGCGCACCGCACCACCGACGAGTCGGGGCAGCCGCTCCACTTGGTCCACCGCGACGTGTCCCCGAGCAACGTGCTCATCGGCCGCGACGGCGTGGCGCGCATCGCCGACTTTGGCGTGGCGAAGACCTTGGAGCGCACCGCCGAAGAGACGGCGACGGGTGTGCTCAAAGGCAAGCTCGCGTACATGGCGCCCGAGTACATCGAGCGGCACTACGTGGACGCGCGCAGCGATCTGTTCTCGCTCGGGGTCATCGCCTGGGAGGTGATGACCGGCGAGCGGCTCTTCAAAGGCGCCACCGAGCTGGAGACCCTCAAGCGGGTCGCGGCGCAGAACATCCCGCCGCCCTCGGCGTACCACGCGCACCTGGCGATGCTCGACCCGGCGATCTTGCGCGCGGTCGCCCGGCAACCGGACTACCGCTTCCCCACCGCGGGCGACTTCGCGCGCGAACTCGAACTGCGTGCGCGCGCCTCCAACCTGGTGGGCTCGCACATCGAGGTGGCGAAGCTCGTCGAGAGCGCCTTCGGGGCGGAGCTCACCGAACGCCGGCGCCGCTTCGTCAGCGAGAACACCGCGCCCCCGCAGGGGGAGCCGGTACCGCCGGCCGCCATTTCGCATGCGCATCCTCCGCTCGACGCACCGAACTTCACGCAGTCGGCACCGGCCCAAAGCGTGACCCAGAGCGCCTTGCTCACGGCCCGCGCGCGCTTTGGCTCCGTCGTTCCGCTCTCCGTGCTCGCGGGCGTTCTGCTCGTCGCGACCGCGGTCTCCACCGGCGCATGGATCGCGCACCGGGTGAAGGGGAATGCGCGTCCCCCGGCCGCCGCCGTGCACACGGTGGCCACGGTGCCGCCTATTCCGGCAACGGCGCAGTCTGCTGCAGAGACGTATCCATCGACCGCTCAGGAGACAACGACCTTCGGCTCCACTTCCGACGAAGTGCCGAGCGCCCCGAGTGCGTCCGCGTCGGCGTCGGCCAAGCCCCCCGGCAAACCCGAGCCAAGAACACTGCCCCCACGGCGTCCGGGCAAAACCGAATCGGCGCCGCCTTCTCCACCTTCTCCTCCCACGCCACGCATCATCCCAGCAAAGCCGCCGCCCAATCCTTACGGACCGTGA
- a CDS encoding GH92 family glycosyl hydrolase gives MKKLAIVALAALLGGSTLMCSDLELVSDLPPDAGPDGVAPRRDARTDAPQAEQWPPFASDPTTLVDTSIGNNENGTTFPGATTPFGMVQLSPDTGTNRYAAYQYKDTKIWGFSHTHLSGVGCQTMGNFRFMPTNSLLSSDPTQYATSFSHANETRSPGSYSVTFASGTEAAAGIQVSLTATERTGWHRYVFPDTATGMNVLMEVGESNGNVYDADVAVVGNDTIEGSLIGGNFCGETGKERYRIFFSAKFDRTAKVFGTWVGSAFNVSSRTAKRNGGRMGAWLSFDPAAGRTVGAVVGVSYVSVEGARNNRLKESQGQSFDTVRDRAHGIWQSELLRMPVAGGSQADQRTFYSALYRSLLHPSIASDVDGQYRDFKNAVHTSDKPYYQMLSLWDTYRSQNQLVALLHPQRAADMARSVLRIYNDSGWMPRWALGNGETNVMSGDPITPWVVTIYRRGLLDKDTAKKLFDALWRNVNEVPGDTSIFRGRDGNPTYKTRGHVDYNETSGYTYGDRRQAGSATLEYAFADCSLAVMARGLGETEKAKQLDARCRNFEKLWDANAQSKGYAGFPRARKIDGTNAEADPYDPMKGHGFHEGTGWQYQWLVQQDAPALFAKMGGETEAEKRLDTFFDMPTVLADPAKAAKEKWVRGAYTYYNAFAFNPNNESDLHAPWMYAWTGSPWKTSAVLRAARTLFVDREDGMPGNDDLGTISSWLLFGMTGIFEAAPGSGAYVLTAPMFEVVEIRPENGRTVRIEARGADASKLQYVASVRVGNPERNWIQSWISHENLLGAETIRVWLTDDPHSTVWATTAEARPPRLAEITGPSP, from the coding sequence ATGAAAAAGCTCGCCATCGTCGCCTTGGCCGCGCTTCTCGGTGGTTCGACGCTCATGTGCAGCGATCTCGAGCTCGTCTCGGACCTCCCTCCCGATGCGGGGCCCGATGGAGTCGCTCCCAGGCGGGATGCACGCACCGATGCGCCCCAGGCCGAGCAGTGGCCACCCTTCGCGAGCGATCCCACGACGCTGGTCGATACCTCGATTGGCAACAACGAAAATGGCACCACCTTCCCCGGCGCGACGACGCCGTTCGGCATGGTGCAATTGAGCCCCGACACGGGCACGAACCGATATGCCGCGTATCAATACAAGGATACGAAGATATGGGGTTTCAGCCACACACACCTCTCGGGTGTCGGCTGTCAGACGATGGGCAATTTCCGTTTCATGCCCACCAATAGTTTGCTCTCGTCCGATCCGACGCAGTACGCGACATCGTTCTCGCACGCGAACGAAACTCGTTCTCCGGGTTCGTACTCCGTCACCTTCGCTTCGGGCACGGAAGCCGCCGCGGGGATCCAGGTCTCGCTGACGGCCACGGAACGCACGGGGTGGCACCGTTACGTCTTCCCCGACACCGCCACGGGGATGAACGTCCTGATGGAGGTCGGCGAAAGCAATGGCAATGTCTACGACGCCGATGTCGCCGTCGTCGGAAACGACACCATCGAGGGATCGCTGATCGGCGGCAACTTCTGCGGCGAAACCGGCAAAGAGCGTTACCGCATCTTCTTCAGCGCGAAGTTCGATCGCACCGCGAAAGTGTTCGGCACGTGGGTGGGCAGCGCGTTCAACGTGAGCAGCCGCACGGCGAAGCGCAACGGCGGACGCATGGGCGCGTGGCTATCGTTCGACCCGGCGGCGGGAAGAACCGTAGGCGCTGTGGTCGGGGTTTCCTACGTCTCCGTTGAGGGCGCGCGCAACAATCGGCTCAAAGAGAGCCAGGGGCAGTCGTTCGATACGGTGCGCGATCGCGCGCACGGCATCTGGCAGAGCGAATTGCTGCGCATGCCGGTGGCCGGTGGCTCGCAGGCCGACCAGCGCACCTTTTACAGCGCGCTTTACCGCTCGCTGCTCCACCCATCCATCGCCTCCGACGTGGATGGGCAATACCGCGACTTCAAGAACGCCGTCCACACCAGCGACAAGCCCTATTATCAAATGCTTTCGCTCTGGGATACATACCGGTCCCAGAACCAATTGGTGGCCTTGCTCCACCCGCAGCGCGCGGCGGACATGGCCCGCTCGGTGCTGCGCATTTACAACGACTCGGGATGGATGCCGCGGTGGGCGCTGGGCAATGGCGAGACCAACGTGATGAGCGGAGATCCCATCACGCCGTGGGTGGTGACCATTTACCGCCGCGGCCTCCTCGATAAGGATACGGCGAAGAAGCTCTTCGATGCGCTCTGGCGCAACGTCAACGAGGTGCCGGGAGATACTTCGATATTCCGCGGGCGCGATGGGAATCCCACGTACAAGACGCGCGGGCACGTCGATTACAACGAGACCTCGGGCTACACCTACGGGGATCGCCGCCAGGCTGGCTCGGCCACGCTGGAGTACGCGTTCGCGGATTGCTCGCTCGCGGTGATGGCGCGCGGCTTGGGCGAAACCGAGAAAGCCAAACAACTCGATGCGCGGTGCCGCAACTTCGAAAAGCTTTGGGACGCGAATGCTCAGTCGAAGGGGTATGCGGGCTTTCCGCGCGCGCGGAAGATCGACGGCACCAACGCCGAGGCCGACCCGTACGATCCCATGAAGGGCCACGGCTTCCACGAGGGCACGGGGTGGCAATACCAGTGGCTCGTGCAGCAAGATGCGCCCGCGCTCTTCGCGAAGATGGGCGGTGAGACCGAGGCGGAGAAGCGCTTGGATACCTTCTTCGATATGCCCACCGTGCTGGCCGATCCGGCCAAGGCCGCCAAAGAGAAGTGGGTGCGCGGGGCGTATACCTATTACAACGCGTTCGCGTTCAATCCGAACAACGAGTCGGATCTGCACGCGCCCTGGATGTACGCCTGGACGGGCTCGCCCTGGAAGACCTCGGCCGTGCTCCGCGCGGCGCGCACGCTCTTCGTCGACCGTGAGGATGGCATGCCGGGCAATGACGATCTCGGCACCATCTCGTCGTGGCTGCTGTTCGGCATGACGGGCATCTTCGAGGCCGCGCCCGGCTCCGGCGCCTACGTGCTGACCGCGCCCATGTTCGAGGTGGTGGAAATTCGCCCCGAAAACGGCCGCACCGTGCGCATCGAGGCGCGGGGGGCCGATGCTTCGAAGCTTCAATACGTTGCGAGCGTTCGCGTAGGAAATCCCGAGCGCAACTGGATTCAAAGCTGGATATCGCACGAGAACCTGCTGGGCGCCGAGACCATTCGTGTATGGCTCACCGACGATCCCCATTCCACGGTTTGGGCCACGACCGCCGAGGCCCGGCCGCCGCGCCTGGCCGAGATCACCGGGCCATCGCCCTGA
- the ilvA gene encoding threonine ammonia-lyase, biosynthetic, with amino-acid sequence MTPPRELMESILTAPVYDVAIESPLDLAPNLSRRLGHQVLLKREDLQPVFSFKLRGAYAKMARLSREELDRGVVAASAGNHAQGVALAAQRLSCRASIVMPATTPEIKVRAVADRGAKVELFGDSYGEAYERANQLSREQGLTFVHAYDDLDVIAGQGTIGMELLRQRPRDLHAVFVPVGGGGLIAGIAAYIKWLKPDVKVIGVEPVDADAMWRSLQLGKRVVLEEVGLFADGVAVRQVGEKTFDLCRNYVDEVLRVDGDAICAAIQDVFEDTRSILEPAGALAVAGLKAWADREGDYGRSLVAVTSGANMNFDRLRHVAERAALGEKREALLAVTIPERPGSFREFCALIGRRSVTEFNYRYADAKRAHVFVGLEVRSASEVDLLLATLEDAGLPALDLSGNELAKLHLRHLVGGHAPANHEKLYRFEFPERPGALLNFLERLRSDWNISLFHYRNHGADYGRALVGFQVPPDTEAQLNTLLDAIGYRRWHETDNPVYRLFLGPST; translated from the coding sequence ATGACCCCACCTCGTGAATTGATGGAATCGATCCTCACCGCGCCGGTCTACGACGTCGCGATTGAGAGCCCGCTCGATCTCGCGCCGAATCTTTCACGTCGCCTTGGACACCAGGTGCTCCTCAAGCGCGAAGACCTGCAGCCGGTCTTCTCCTTCAAGCTGCGCGGTGCCTACGCCAAGATGGCGCGGCTATCCCGCGAAGAGCTCGACCGCGGCGTGGTGGCGGCGTCGGCCGGAAACCACGCCCAGGGTGTGGCCCTGGCCGCGCAGCGCTTGTCGTGCCGCGCGAGCATCGTGATGCCCGCGACCACGCCGGAAATCAAGGTGCGCGCGGTGGCCGATCGCGGGGCCAAGGTCGAGCTTTTCGGCGACTCCTACGGCGAGGCCTACGAGCGGGCAAACCAGCTCTCCCGCGAGCAGGGGCTGACCTTCGTGCACGCGTACGACGATCTGGACGTCATTGCCGGCCAGGGCACCATCGGGATGGAGCTTCTGCGGCAGCGCCCGCGCGATCTCCACGCCGTGTTCGTGCCGGTCGGCGGAGGCGGACTCATTGCCGGCATCGCGGCGTACATCAAGTGGCTCAAGCCCGACGTCAAGGTCATCGGGGTCGAGCCGGTGGACGCCGATGCGATGTGGCGCTCGCTGCAACTCGGCAAGCGCGTGGTCCTGGAGGAGGTGGGCTTGTTCGCCGACGGCGTGGCCGTGCGGCAGGTCGGCGAGAAGACGTTCGATCTCTGCCGGAACTACGTCGACGAGGTGCTGCGCGTCGATGGCGATGCGATTTGCGCGGCCATCCAGGACGTCTTCGAGGACACGCGGTCCATTCTGGAGCCCGCGGGCGCCCTGGCCGTGGCCGGGCTGAAAGCCTGGGCCGATCGCGAGGGCGACTACGGTCGCAGCCTGGTGGCCGTGACCTCCGGTGCGAATATGAACTTCGACCGGCTGCGCCACGTCGCCGAGCGCGCGGCCTTGGGCGAAAAGCGTGAGGCGCTGCTGGCGGTGACCATCCCCGAGCGGCCGGGCAGCTTCCGGGAATTCTGCGCGCTCATCGGCCGCCGCTCGGTGACGGAGTTCAATTACCGCTATGCCGACGCGAAGCGCGCGCACGTCTTCGTGGGCCTGGAGGTGCGCAGCGCCAGCGAGGTCGATCTTCTGCTGGCCACGCTGGAAGACGCGGGCCTGCCCGCGCTCGACTTGAGCGGAAACGAGCTGGCGAAGCTTCACTTGCGGCACCTCGTCGGCGGCCACGCGCCGGCGAACCACGAGAAGCTTTACCGCTTCGAGTTCCCGGAGCGTCCGGGGGCGCTGCTCAACTTCCTCGAACGGCTGCGCAGCGATTGGAACATCAGCCTGTTCCACTACCGCAACCACGGCGCGGACTATGGTCGTGCGCTGGTCGGCTTTCAGGTGCCGCCGGACACAGAAGCGCAATTGAACACCTTGCTCGACGCCATCGGCTACCGGCGATGGCACGAGACGGACAATCCCGTTTATCGCCTCTTTTTGGGCCCGTCGACGTAA